One genomic segment of Mesoterricola silvestris includes these proteins:
- a CDS encoding PLP-dependent cysteine synthase family protein, producing MAFQWNNGLCPSAVEAIGQTPLVELSRLVAHAGLSGRILAKVEYLNPGLSKKDRVARQMIEDAEGQGLLRPRQTVVELTSGNTGTGLAILCAVKGYHFVAVMSAGNSVERVRMMAALGAEVILVDQAKPARAGEVSGADLRLVEQEAHRITLERGAFRADQFLLEGNFRAHYLHTGPEILAQAGCVIDGFCDFVGSGGSFAGCSAAFKERNPATFCCLVEPERAAILAGQPVTRPQHPIQGGGYSMARLAALQAHPPDAYLQVSGQEAARAAQDLARLEGLFAGYSSGANLAAAKEMLATTHPGATLVVLLNDSGLKYLSTDLWPTRLGCETFFLDSPSI from the coding sequence GTGGCCTTTCAATGGAATAACGGACTCTGCCCCTCGGCCGTGGAGGCCATCGGGCAGACCCCGCTGGTTGAACTCTCGCGCCTGGTGGCCCATGCGGGACTGTCGGGCCGGATTCTGGCCAAGGTGGAATATTTGAATCCCGGGTTATCGAAAAAGGACCGGGTCGCCCGGCAGATGATCGAAGATGCGGAAGGACAGGGACTCCTCAGGCCCAGGCAGACCGTGGTGGAGCTGACCAGCGGCAACACCGGAACGGGCCTCGCCATTCTTTGCGCGGTCAAAGGCTACCACTTCGTGGCGGTCATGTCGGCTGGCAACTCCGTGGAGCGGGTTCGGATGATGGCAGCCCTGGGAGCCGAAGTCATCCTGGTGGACCAGGCGAAACCCGCCCGGGCGGGGGAGGTCTCCGGGGCCGATCTGCGCCTGGTGGAGCAGGAGGCGCACCGGATCACCCTGGAGCGTGGAGCCTTCCGGGCGGACCAATTCCTTCTTGAAGGAAATTTCCGGGCCCACTACCTCCACACCGGGCCGGAGATCCTCGCCCAGGCCGGGTGTGTCATCGATGGGTTCTGTGATTTCGTGGGCTCGGGTGGGAGCTTTGCGGGATGCTCTGCCGCCTTCAAGGAGCGCAACCCGGCCACCTTCTGTTGCCTCGTGGAACCAGAGCGAGCCGCCATCCTGGCCGGCCAGCCGGTGACCCGACCCCAACACCCCATCCAGGGTGGCGGCTACAGCATGGCCCGTCTGGCCGCCCTCCAGGCCCACCCTCCGGACGCCTACCTCCAAGTCAGTGGCCAGGAAGCTGCCCGAGCCGCGCAAGACCTGGCGCGGCTCGAAGGGCTCTTCGCCGGCTATTCTTCGGGGGCCAACCTCGCGGCAGCCAAGGAAATGCTGGCGACAACCCACCCGGGCGCCACCCTTGTCGTGTTGCTCAATGATTCCGGATTGAAGTACCTCAGCACTGACCTCTGGCCAACTCGGCTCGGGTGTGAAACCTTTTTCCTGGATTCTCCATCCATCTGA